From the Lolium rigidum isolate FL_2022 chromosome 2, APGP_CSIRO_Lrig_0.1, whole genome shotgun sequence genome, one window contains:
- the LOC124688076 gene encoding probable purine permease 11, translating into MVILNMFFLIAGQTASTLLGRFYYNQGGNSKWMSTFIQTAGFPVLLIARVLFRSRSEAATSSPEASTAKITLIYIVLGLIIAADDLMYSYGLLYLPVSTYSLICASQLAFNAVFSYVLNAQKFTPMIFNSVTLLTFSAALLGVDEDSEGSGGVSQGNHVLGFVLTLGASATYSLILSLMQVTFEKVIKRETFSVVLNMQIYTALVATLASLIGLFASGEWKTLEGEMHTFSSGKVSYVMTLLWTAISWQIASVGVVGLIFVVSSLFSNVISTLALPIIPVFAVIFFHDKMDGIKIIAMLMAIWGFISYGYQLYVDDKKSRKTSASAEESS; encoded by the coding sequence ATGGTTATCCTGAACATGTTCTTCCTTATCGCGGGTCAGACCGCGTCGACGCTCCTAGGCAGATTCTACTACAACCAAGGCGGCAACAGCAAGTGGATGTCAACATTCATCCAAACTGCTGGTTTCCCGGTGCTGCTCATCGCCCGAGTTCTTTTCCGCTCAAGGTCAGAAGCGGCTACCAGTAGCCCGGAAGCTTCGACCGCCAAAATCACTCTGATCTACATTGTCCTGGGGCTCATCATTGCCGCGGACGACCTGATGTATTCCTACGGTCTGCTGTATCTCCCCGTCTCCACTTACTCTCTCATCTGTGCTAGCCAGCTGGCCTTCAATGCTGTCTTCTCGTATGTTCTCAATGCTCAGAAGTTCACCCCCATGATATTCAACTCAGTAACCCTCCTCACATTTTCCGCTGCGCTCCTTGGGGTTGATGAGGATTCTGAGGGCTCTGGTGGTGTCTCGCAAGGGAACCATGTACTGGGTTTCGTGTTGACGCTGGGAGCATCAGCCACATACTCGCTGATTCTCTCCCTCATGCAAGTTACATTCGAGAAGGTTATTAAGAGGGAGACCTTCTCGGTCGTGCTGAACATGCAGATTTATACGGCGCTTGTGGCAACACTGGCTTCTCTTATTGGGTTAtttgcaagtggtgaatggaagaCTCTGGAGGGAGAGATGCACACGTTCAGCTCAGGGAAGGTGTCCTACGTAATGACGCTGCTATGGACTGCTATATCATGGCAGATAGCTTCCGTTGGAGTGGTGGGATTGATCTTTGTGGTTTCGTCGCTCTTTTCAAATGTGATCAGCACCCTAGCTCTGCCCATCATTCCTGTTTTCGCGGTGATTTTCTTTCATGACAAAATGGATGGAATAAAGATTATAGCTATGCTGATGGCCATCTGGGGATTTATTTCGTATGGCTACcagttatatgttg